From Heteronotia binoei isolate CCM8104 ecotype False Entrance Well chromosome 12, APGP_CSIRO_Hbin_v1, whole genome shotgun sequence, the proteins below share one genomic window:
- the APOA1 gene encoding apolipoprotein A-I, translating to MKGIGVTLLFLCLAGAQARHFWQQDAPPPSRMEHITQQLQNYLESAKASAREMIAELDASNFGQRFELDLATKVELAAAAAEQVREQISPGYQAVKKLMQSDYEELEAQLAPIRAKVMPLFDELSTSLQGVGQAYYEKVTPMVQEWRQSARQDLEQLRSKMEPLTAQAGEKVRGLMADFRQRAAPHMEEMRQALRLQVQQVQERAVPRLQELRTILQQHMANMQESLAPVVEGIRQKIVPAVKDLEERFVSLLDTVKKNLEQHTQEQQQQS from the exons ATGAAAGGCATCGGCGTGACCCTCCTCTTCTTGTGCCTGGCAG GGGCCCAGGCTCGCCACTTCTGGCAGCAGGATGCACCCCCACCATCCCGCATGGAGCACATCACCCAGCAGCTCCAGAACTACCTGGAATCCGCCAAGGCCAGCGCCAGGGAAATGATTGCTGAGCTGGACGCCTCCAACTTTGGCCAGCGATTTGA GCTGGACTTGGCCACCAAGGTGGAGCTGGCGGCTGCCGCGGCCGAACAGGTGCGGGAGCAGATTTCCCCTGGCTACCAAGCAGTGAAGAAGCTCATGCAGTCGGACTACGAGGAGTTGGAGGCCCAGCTGGCGCCCATCAGGGCCAAGGTCATGCCCCTGTTTGATGAGTTGAGCACCAgcctgcagggggtggggcaggCTTACTACGAGAAGGTGACGCCGATGGTGCAGGAGTGGCGACAGAGCGCCCGCCAGGACCTGGAGCAGCTGCGCAGCAAGATGGAGCCCCTGACTGCCCAGGCCGGGGAAAAGGTGCGGGGGCTGATGGCTGACTTCCGCCAGAGGGCGGCCCCCCACATggaggagatgaggcaggcactGAGGCTGCAGGTGCAGCAGGTCCAGGAGCGAGCCGTGCCCCGCCTGCAAGAGCTCCGCACCATCCTCCAGCAGCACATGGCGAACATGCAGGAGTcactggccccagtggtggaggGCATCCGCCAGAAGATAGTGCCAGCTGTGAAGGACTTGGAAGAGCGCTTCGTGTCCCTGCTGGACACTGTCAAGAAGAACCTGGAGCAGCACacccaggagcagcagcagcagtcttAG